Proteins from one Suncus etruscus isolate mSunEtr1 chromosome 3, mSunEtr1.pri.cur, whole genome shotgun sequence genomic window:
- the LOC126003926 gene encoding LOW QUALITY PROTEIN: mitochondrial fission regulator 1-like (The sequence of the model RefSeq protein was modified relative to this genomic sequence to represent the inferred CDS: deleted 2 bases in 1 codon) yields MVFLQVGVSMQSVLWSGKPYGSSRSIVRKIGTNLSLIQCPRVHFQLPSPATEWSPSHSGEETVASFADVGWVAKEEGECSMRQRTEVRSRQSSLQDELHFFEKPPSRHISLPNLSSEEPQAKTSTLASDEALQKINALENELAALRAQIAKIVTLQEHQHLAADSAASVTAPPAPPPPPPPPLPLPPPPPSGLHQSKSAIDLIKERKEKKASAEKILVKDSPKKHDMPNMLEILKDMNSVKLRSVKRPEQEMKPKPVDATDPATLIAEALKKKFAYRYRSDSHSEVEKGITKSESEATSETVLFGPHMLKSTGKMKALIENASNS; encoded by the exons ATGGTATTTCTACAAGTTGGAGTAAGCATGCAATCGGTACTTTGGTCTGGGAAGCCATATGGTTCATCTCGAAGTATAGTAAGGAAAATTGGTACTAACTTATCTCTGATCCAGTGTCCAAGAGTTCACTTTCAGCTTCCCAGCCCTGCAACAGAATGGAGCCCCAGCCACTCGGGAGAGGAGACAGTGGCATCATTTGCTGATGTTGGATGGGTAGCCAAAGAAGAAGGAGAATGTTCAATGAGACAGAGGACAGAGGTCAGGTCAAGGCAATCCTCCCTTCAGGATGAACTTCATTTCTTTGAGAAGCCCCCGAGCAGGCATATTTCCTTACCAAACCTGTCTTCAGAGGAGCCTCAAGCCAAGACTTCAACTCTGGCGAGTGACGAAGCTTTGCAGAAGATCAATGCCCTTGAAAATGAACTTGCTGCACTCAGAGCTCAGATTGCCAAAATTGTGACCCTGCAAGAGCATCAGCATCTCGCAGCAGATTCTGCTGCATCTGTTACTGCCCCAccagccccaccccca ccccctccACCCCCTCTGCCACTCCCACCGCCTCCTCCCTCCGGACTCCACCAAAGTAAATCTGCTATTGACCtgattaaagagagaaaagagaagaaagccaGTGCCGAAAAGATTTTGGTTAAGGACTCTCCAAAGAAACATGACATGCCAAATATGCTAGAGATCCTCAAAGATATGAACAGCGTGAAGCTTCGGTCAGTAAAAAGGCCAGAACAAGAGATGAAGCCCAAACCTGTAGATGCTACTGATCCTGCTACTCTCATAGCAGAGGCTCTAAAAAAGAAGTTTGCTTATCGGTATCGAAGCGATAGTCACAGTGAAGTTGAAAAAGGAATTACAAAGTCTGAATCAGAGGCCACTTCAGAAACAgtattgtttgggccacacatgttgAAGTCTACAGGAAAAATGAAGGCCTTAATTGAAAATGCATCAAATTCCTAA